The Taeniopygia guttata chromosome 6, bTaeGut7.mat, whole genome shotgun sequence genome contains a region encoding:
- the TLX1 gene encoding T-cell leukemia homeobox protein 1 isoform X1: MEHLGAHHLHQGQAEPISFGIDQILNTSEPGSCMVSHPRLQDSADYGLGCIVGSAYNTVTGGYGASGGAAGAYTGTSCSMGGLPGSYNVNMAVSMNGNTLSSAGGVIRVPAHRPVAGGVHQPLSAAVPAVNGMNSLTGLTFPWMESNRRYTKDRFTVALSPFTVTRRIGHPYQNRTPPKKKKPRTSFTRLQICELEKRFHRQKYLASAERAALAKALKMTDAQVKTWFQNRRTKWRRQTAEEREAERQQANRILMQLQQEAFQKTINQPIQADPICVHNSSLFALQNLQPWSDDSTKITSVTTVASACE, encoded by the exons ATGGAGCACCTCGGGGCTCACCATCTGCACCAAGGGCAAGCCGAGCCCATCAGCTTCGGCATCGACCAGATCCTCAACACGTCGGAGCCGGGCAGCTGCATGGTGTCGCACCCGCGGCTGCAGGACTCGGCGGACTACGGGCTGGGCTGCATCGTGGGCAGCGCCTATAACACGGTCACGGGTGGCTACGGGGCgagcggcggcgcggccggcgCCTACACCGGCACCTCCTGCAGCATGGGCGGCCTGCCCGGCTCCTACAACGTGAACATGGCGGTGAGCATGAACGGCAACACCTTGAGCTCGGCCGGCGGGGTGATCCGCGTCCCGGCCCATCGTCCCGTGGCCGGCGGCGTCCACCAGCCCCTCTCCGCCGCCGTGCCGGCAGTGAACGGCATGAACAGCCTCACGGGGCTCACCTTCCCCTGGATGGAGAGCAACAGGCGATACACAAAAGACAGGTTCACAG tgGCCCTCTCACCCTTCACTGTAACACGCCGTATAGGTCACCCCTACCAGAACCGCACGCCCCCCAAGAAGAAGAAGCCGCGCACCTCCTTCACCCGCCTGCAGATTTGCGAGCTGGAGAAGCGCTTCCATCGGCAGAAATACTTGGCCTCGGCCGAGCGCGCTGCCCTGGCCAAGGCCCTCAAGATGACGGACGCCCAAGTGAAAACCTGGTTCCAGAACCGGCGCACCAAGTGGAG GAGGCAGACAGCAGAGGAGCGGGAGGCCGAGCGGCAGCAAGCAAACCGCATCCTCATGCAGTTGCAGCAGGAAGCCTTTCAAAAAACCATCAACCAGCCCATCCAAGCCGACCCCATCTGTGTCCACAACTCCTCTCTCTTCGCCCTTCAGAATCTCCAGCCGTGGTCTGATGACTCCACCAAGATCACCAGTGTCACCACTGTTGCCTCTGCTTGTGAATAA
- the TLX1 gene encoding T-cell leukemia homeobox protein 1 isoform X2 produces MEHLGAHHLHQGQAEPISFGIDQILNTSEPGSCMVSHPRLQDSADYGLGCIVGSAYNTVTGGYGASGGAAGAYTGTSCSMGGLPGSYNVNMAVSMNGNTLSSAGGVIRVPAHRPVAGGVHQPLSAAVPAVNGMNSLTGLTFPWMESNRRYTKDRFTGHPYQNRTPPKKKKPRTSFTRLQICELEKRFHRQKYLASAERAALAKALKMTDAQVKTWFQNRRTKWR; encoded by the exons ATGGAGCACCTCGGGGCTCACCATCTGCACCAAGGGCAAGCCGAGCCCATCAGCTTCGGCATCGACCAGATCCTCAACACGTCGGAGCCGGGCAGCTGCATGGTGTCGCACCCGCGGCTGCAGGACTCGGCGGACTACGGGCTGGGCTGCATCGTGGGCAGCGCCTATAACACGGTCACGGGTGGCTACGGGGCgagcggcggcgcggccggcgCCTACACCGGCACCTCCTGCAGCATGGGCGGCCTGCCCGGCTCCTACAACGTGAACATGGCGGTGAGCATGAACGGCAACACCTTGAGCTCGGCCGGCGGGGTGATCCGCGTCCCGGCCCATCGTCCCGTGGCCGGCGGCGTCCACCAGCCCCTCTCCGCCGCCGTGCCGGCAGTGAACGGCATGAACAGCCTCACGGGGCTCACCTTCCCCTGGATGGAGAGCAACAGGCGATACACAAAAGACAGGTTCACAG GTCACCCCTACCAGAACCGCACGCCCCCCAAGAAGAAGAAGCCGCGCACCTCCTTCACCCGCCTGCAGATTTGCGAGCTGGAGAAGCGCTTCCATCGGCAGAAATACTTGGCCTCGGCCGAGCGCGCTGCCCTGGCCAAGGCCCTCAAGATGACGGACGCCCAAGTGAAAACCTGGTTCCAGAACCGGCGCACCAAGTGGAGGTGA